In Phragmites australis chromosome 16, lpPhrAust1.1, whole genome shotgun sequence, one DNA window encodes the following:
- the LOC133896467 gene encoding succinate dehydrogenase subunit 6, mitochondrial, producing MGIGEHFEGVKQHWARNFAFLDYYKKVYGRAEPLPKWSDADVQEFIASDPVYGPQLKALRDSRKFALTGALVGAAHLGGIAFKYSKAPHGVVLATGFGALTGAVLGSEVAEHWYQLYKMDKQGANLRFIYWWEDKVSGQKS from the exons ATGGGGATCGGCGAGCACTTTGAGGGCGTCAAGCAGCACTGGGCGCGCAACTTCGCCTTCCTCGACTACTACAAGAAGGTCTACGGCCGCGCCGAGCCGCTCCCCAAGTGGTCTGACGCCGACGTCCAGGAGTTCATCGCATCCGACCCAGTCTACGGGCCCCAG CTCAAGGCCCTGCGGGACTCGAGGAAGTTCGCGCTCACCGGGGCCCTCGTCGGCGCCGCCCACCTCGGAGGCATCGCCTTCAAGTACTCCAAGGCGCCGCACG GTGTTGTGCTGGCTACCGGGTTCGGGGCCCTCACCGGCGCCGTGCTGGGATCGGAGGTGGCGGAGCACTGGTACCAGCTCTACAAGATGGACAAGCAGGGGGCCAACCTTAGGTTCATCTACTGGTGGGAGGACAAGGTCTCAG GCCAGAAGAGCTGA